A genomic stretch from Arachis stenosperma cultivar V10309 chromosome 3, arast.V10309.gnm1.PFL2, whole genome shotgun sequence includes:
- the LOC130966541 gene encoding uncharacterized protein LOC130966541 — MGERQVAIQEVQDQEEGADDEGKNGEKYNFIFKADDGTAKHKERKKEKVIPQKQQASESVAVRSVNEVRGLDKIQEKEEDSNKNPKKYIEKGGPSMRRIGSTNRGAWTFTNQRPNRNRQQIKSGPTEEERNFTIGQLLKEFNKNMAEEKRKRNKEREDEKGVQNRNNMDIDGQIKQFKPKEQGSEQRNKQIVTESDEVFYYVELAEEEEEMEQKNGNAIVVAREYETELVQRMEEKLKLKRRREEDQQEQIENFLEKEEKAMQMWVTNKKNKWSRGLIEGRAHEEELRIKEDWEDSMAEEAGLYKPPTQP, encoded by the coding sequence ATGGGAGAGAGACAAGTGGCAATACAAGAAGTgcaagatcaagaggaagggGCTGATGATGAAGGAAAGAATGGTGAGAAGTACAACTTTATCTTCAAGGCAGATGATGGGACagcaaaacacaaagaaaggaaaaaggagAAGGTCATACCACAAAAGCAGCAAGCCAGTGAGTCAGTAGCAGTGAGAAGCGTAAATGAGGTCAGGGGATTAGATAAAATACAGGAAAAAGAGGAGGACAGTAACAAAAACCCTAAGAAGTACATAGAGAAAGGTGGGCCAAGCATGAGAAGAATAGGCAGCACAAATAGAGGGGCATGGACTTTCACAAATCAAAGGCCCAATAGAAACAGACAACAAATTAAAAGTGGGCCAACTGAAGAAGAAAGGAACTTCACTATTGGACAACTATTGAAAGAGTTCAACAAAAACATGgcagaagaaaaaagaaagagaaataaagaaagagaagatgaaAAAGGGGTCCAGAACAGGAATAACATGGACATTGATGGGCAAATCAAACAGTTCAAGCCAAAAGAACAAGGATCAGAACAGAGGAACAAGCAAATAGTCACAGAGAGTGATGAAGTCTTCTATTATGTTGAACtagcagaagaagaagaggaaatgGAGCAGAAAAATGGCAACGCAATTGTAGTGGCTAGAGAATACGAAACAGAACTTGTTCAAAGAATGGAGGAAAAGTTGAAGCTtaaaagaagaagggaagaggaCCAACAGGAGCAGATTGAAAACTTTCtggaaaaagaagagaaagctATGCAGATGTGGGTAACCAACAAGAAGAACAAATGGAGCAGAGGCCTAATAGAAGGTAGAGCGCATGAGGAAGAGTTAAGGATCAAAGAAGACTGGGAAGACTCAATGGCTGAGGAGGCAGGCCTATACAAGCCCCCAACTCAACCATGA